From a single Ciconia boyciana chromosome 4, ASM3463844v1, whole genome shotgun sequence genomic region:
- the ELAC1 gene encoding zinc phosphodiesterase ELAC protein 1: protein MSMDITFLGTGSAYPSPTRGASALVLRREGECWLFDCGEGTQTQFMKSHLKAGRITKIFITHLHGDHFFGLPGLLCTLSLQSSPDPNKPPVDIYGPLGLRNFIWRSMELSHSQLLFPYTVHELVPTRDQCPAEEFKEFPYVDRDEVSPQGAQGRILHLDPVENSYLLVEDEQLVLKAFRLFHRIPSFGFVVEEKPRTGKLNVQKLKDLGVRPGPLYGKLKNGTAIVLENGITISPSDVLEDPIPGRKICILGDCSGVVGDAAMKLCCDADVLIHEATLDDTQEEKAREHGHSTPKMASDFAKLCKVKKLVLTHFSQRYKPAAQRGEGDTDITELKRQAESVLDGQEVMLAEDFMTIEIPMKK, encoded by the exons ATGTCGATGGATATAACTTTCCTCGGCACAGGCTCAGCGTATCCCTCTCCAACAAGAGGAGCATCGGCATTAGTGCTTCGCAGGGAAGGAGAGTGCTGGCTCTTCGACTGCGGAGAGGGAACTCAAACACAATTCATGAAGAGCCATCTCAAAGCAG GCAGAATTACCAAGATTTTCATAACTCATCTCCATGGTGACCACTTTTTTGGACTTCCTGGCCTGCTGTGTACACTTAGCCTCCAAAGTAGCCCTGACCCAAACAAACCACCTGTGGATATTTATGGGCCATTAGGACTGCGAAACTTCATATGGAGGAGTATGGAGCTCTCCCACTCACAACTTCTCTTTCCCTACACTGTTCATGAACTGGTACCTACACGGGACCAGTGCCCTGCAGAAGAATTTAAAGAGTTTCCTTACGTGGACAGAGATGAGGTGTCTCCCCAGGGAGCACAAGGGAGAATACTCCACCTGGATCCAGTAGAAAACTCTTACTTGCTGGTTGAGGATGAGCAGCTAGTTCTGAAAGCATTTCGCCTATTTCACCGCATTCCTTCCTTTGGCTTTGTGGTGGAAGAGAAGCCCCGGACCGGTAAACTCAATGTACAGAAACTGAAAGACCTTG GAGTTCGACCAGGCCCTTTGTATGGGAAACTGAAGAATGGAACAGCAATCGTTCTAGAAAACGGAATAACGATTTCTCCTTCAGACGTCTTAGAAGACCCTAttcctggaagaaaaatttgcattttgggGGATTGTTCAGGGGTGGTTGGAGATGCGGCCATGAAGCTTTGCTGTGATGCAGATGTACTGATACATGAAGCCACGTTGGATGATACCCAAGAGGAAAAGGCCAGGGAGCATGGTCATAGCACTCCAAAAATGGCATCGGATTTTGCAAAATTGTGTAAAGTTAAGAAACTGGTTTTGACTCACTTCAGTCAGCGGTATAAACCAGCTGCtcagagaggggagggagataCGGACATCACCGAACTGAAGAGACAGGCAGAGTCAGTGTTAGATGGTCAAGAAGTAATGCTAGCTGAGGATTTTATGACAATAGAAATTccaatgaaaaagtaa